In Streptomyces chartreusis NRRL 3882, the following are encoded in one genomic region:
- a CDS encoding alanine racemase: MNRLQRALDTLVERIDTPAPIVLVDVMQDNIDRMQAFADQHNLDVRPHVKTHKCVEIGRRQVEAGAVGITAGNVGEAEVFAAAGFDDIFLAYPIWPAGTKGPRIRRLAESARLRVGVDNVAAIEALADAMGDEPDRLQVMVEVDCGARRSGAPPELAGDLALAARKRGLVPVGVFTYPGHGSSGRDARERAAQDQDAALTTAVRSLAGVGITAAVVSAGSTPTVEFATSSVITEIRPGEYVFCDLNNTRLGACTDDQIALFVAATVVSDWVPDQLILDAGTKALSREGSPELGYGGVAGTKAVLSKLNEYHGFLPLPDGDFRPSVGTVIPVVPNHVCPVVINFEELIVTDSTGTSLQRWPVDARGFLN, encoded by the coding sequence GTGAACCGGCTTCAACGAGCACTCGACACCCTGGTCGAGCGAATCGACACTCCCGCGCCGATCGTGCTGGTCGATGTCATGCAGGACAACATCGACCGCATGCAGGCCTTCGCCGACCAGCACAACCTCGATGTCAGGCCGCACGTCAAGACGCACAAGTGTGTGGAGATCGGGCGGCGCCAGGTCGAGGCCGGGGCGGTCGGAATCACCGCGGGCAATGTCGGTGAGGCCGAGGTCTTCGCCGCGGCGGGATTCGACGACATCTTCCTCGCCTACCCCATCTGGCCCGCGGGAACGAAGGGCCCGCGCATCCGCCGGCTCGCCGAGTCCGCCCGGCTGCGGGTCGGCGTCGACAACGTCGCGGCGATCGAGGCCCTCGCCGACGCGATGGGAGACGAACCGGACCGACTGCAGGTCATGGTCGAGGTCGACTGCGGCGCCCGTCGTTCCGGGGCCCCGCCCGAGCTTGCGGGCGACCTCGCACTCGCCGCCCGCAAGCGCGGCCTGGTGCCGGTGGGCGTCTTCACGTATCCAGGTCACGGCAGTTCCGGCCGGGACGCTCGCGAGCGCGCCGCGCAGGACCAGGATGCCGCGCTCACCACCGCCGTACGCAGCCTCGCCGGCGTCGGCATCACCGCAGCGGTGGTCAGCGCCGGTTCCACGCCCACCGTCGAGTTCGCCACCAGCAGCGTGATCACCGAGATCCGTCCCGGCGAGTACGTCTTCTGCGACCTGAACAACACCCGGCTCGGCGCCTGCACCGATGATCAGATCGCGCTGTTCGTCGCTGCCACCGTGGTCAGCGACTGGGTCCCCGACCAGCTCATCCTCGATGCGGGCACCAAGGCCCTCAGCCGCGAAGGCAGCCCCGAACTCGGCTACGGAGGCGTCGCCGGCACGAAGGCCGTCCTGTCCAAGCTCAACGAGTACCACGGATTCCTCCCGCTGCCGGACGGCGACTTCCGCCCCAGCGTGGGCACCGTCATACCGGTGGTGCCGAACCACGTATGCCCGGTCGTCATCAATTTCGAGGAACTGATCGTCACCGACAGCACGGGCACGTCGCTGCAGCGGTGGCCGGTCGACGCCCGCGGATTCCTCAACTGA
- a CDS encoding amino acid ABC transporter ATP-binding protein yields MNADGTIVARKLCKSFGRHQVLRDIDLTVAAGEISCIIGPSGSGKSTLLRCINGLETVDRGVLRVNGEDFGYVEKDDAYHAVRPKRLAEQRARIGMVFQQFNLFPNMTAESNVMSGPVLVKKKDRAASREQARELLAKVGLEGCGHKYPAQLSGGQQQRVAIARALAMEPTIMLFDEPTSALDPERVGEVLAVMRDLAGNGMTMLLVTHEMGFAREVADEVLFMDGGIAVERGDAREVLGNPREKRTQAFLERVL; encoded by the coding sequence GTGAACGCCGACGGAACGATCGTCGCACGCAAGCTGTGCAAGAGCTTCGGACGTCACCAGGTCCTGCGTGACATCGACCTGACCGTCGCGGCAGGGGAGATCTCCTGCATCATCGGGCCCAGCGGATCCGGGAAATCGACACTGCTGCGGTGCATCAACGGACTGGAGACCGTCGACCGCGGTGTCCTGCGGGTCAACGGCGAGGACTTCGGCTACGTCGAGAAGGACGACGCCTACCACGCCGTGCGCCCCAAGCGGCTGGCCGAACAGCGCGCCCGCATCGGCATGGTGTTCCAGCAGTTCAACCTGTTCCCCAACATGACCGCCGAGAGCAATGTCATGTCCGGACCGGTGCTGGTGAAGAAGAAGGACCGCGCGGCATCCCGGGAACAGGCGCGAGAACTGCTGGCCAAGGTGGGCCTGGAGGGGTGCGGCCACAAGTACCCCGCCCAGCTCTCCGGCGGCCAGCAGCAACGGGTGGCCATCGCCCGCGCCCTGGCGATGGAACCCACCATCATGCTGTTCGACGAACCCACCAGCGCCCTGGACCCCGAACGCGTGGGCGAAGTACTCGCCGTCATGCGCGACCTCGCCGGCAACGGCATGACCATGCTGCTCGTCACCCACGAGATGGGCTTCGCCCGAGAGGTCGCCGACGAGGTGCTGTTCATGGACGGCGGCATCGCGGTGGAGCGCGGCGACGCCCGGGAAGTGCTGGGCAATCCCCGTGAGAAGCGAACCCAGGCGTTCCTCGAAAGGGTGCTGTAG
- a CDS encoding aspartate aminotransferase family protein, whose product MTSTLSRAIAHYPNRFDPGVLGELPEHLRETIQRRNKVLGPGYTLIYKEPVEFVSGHGAHLIDRDGNDYLDAYNNVPCVGHAHPHVAEAVARQMAMVNTNTRYVQEALVDYAERLLSTFPEELSKLSIACSGSEANDLAVRVARFHTGGEGIIVTRWAYHGITREVASFSPHLGAGSPLGPNVRLIDPPDPRLAVPGTTLAEHMRQQVRGAIADLERHGYRLAALITDCAYTSDGIFTDPVDYMQGVVEEVHAAGGVYIADEVQSGFARLGESMWGFSRHGVLPDIVTMGKPMGNGMPISGVVFRPEVCEEFGRNVRYFNTFGGSSIPVAAGAAVLDVLEKENVQQRVLESGNALRAGLREITKDSPYVAEVRGAGLYVGVEIVKDRETLEPDRLLTEDVINDMRDRRILINGTGKSANTLKIRPPLAFDSADVTRFLETFAEVAKNRL is encoded by the coding sequence ATGACTTCGACGCTGAGTCGGGCGATAGCCCACTACCCCAACCGGTTCGACCCCGGGGTACTGGGCGAGCTCCCCGAACACCTCCGAGAGACCATCCAGCGCCGGAACAAGGTGCTGGGCCCTGGCTACACACTCATCTACAAGGAGCCGGTCGAGTTCGTCTCCGGTCACGGGGCCCACCTGATCGACCGTGACGGCAACGACTACCTGGACGCGTACAACAACGTCCCGTGCGTCGGGCACGCCCACCCCCACGTGGCCGAGGCCGTCGCCCGCCAGATGGCGATGGTCAACACCAACACGCGCTACGTCCAGGAAGCCCTGGTCGACTACGCGGAGCGGCTGCTTTCGACGTTCCCCGAGGAGCTGTCCAAGCTGAGCATCGCGTGCAGCGGGTCGGAGGCGAACGACCTGGCGGTACGGGTGGCGCGATTCCACACCGGCGGCGAGGGCATCATCGTCACCCGCTGGGCCTACCACGGCATCACCCGGGAGGTGGCGAGCTTCTCACCGCACCTGGGTGCGGGATCACCGCTGGGCCCGAACGTCCGGCTCATCGATCCGCCGGACCCGCGCCTCGCCGTGCCGGGAACCACGCTCGCCGAGCACATGCGGCAGCAGGTGCGCGGCGCGATCGCCGACCTGGAGCGCCACGGCTACCGCCTGGCGGCGCTGATCACCGACTGCGCCTATACCAGCGACGGCATCTTCACCGACCCGGTCGACTACATGCAGGGCGTGGTGGAGGAGGTGCACGCGGCCGGCGGTGTCTACATCGCGGACGAGGTCCAGTCGGGATTCGCCCGGCTCGGGGAGTCGATGTGGGGCTTCAGCCGGCATGGTGTGCTGCCGGACATCGTCACCATGGGCAAGCCGATGGGTAACGGAATGCCGATCTCGGGTGTGGTCTTCCGCCCGGAGGTCTGCGAGGAGTTCGGACGCAACGTCCGCTACTTCAACACCTTCGGAGGCAGCTCGATCCCCGTGGCCGCCGGCGCCGCGGTGCTGGACGTCCTCGAGAAGGAGAACGTGCAGCAGCGCGTCCTGGAGAGCGGCAACGCTCTGCGCGCGGGGCTGCGGGAGATCACCAAGGATTCCCCGTACGTCGCCGAAGTCCGCGGCGCCGGTCTGTATGTCGGCGTGGAGATCGTGAAGGACCGCGAAACTCTTGAACCGGACCGGCTGCTGACCGAAGACGTCATCAACGACATGCGCGATCGCCGGATCCTCATCAACGGCACGGGCAAGTCGGCGAACACCCTGAAGATCCGCCCGCCGCTGGCCTTCGACTCCGCCGATGTGACCCGATTCCTGGAAACCTTCGCCGAGGTCGCGAAGAACCGTCTGTGA
- a CDS encoding aldehyde dehydrogenase family protein, translating into MLKSSMELGGNAPLLVFDDADLERAVDGAFAAKMTTYRPTPTSPAPRSSDRSPSSSASPTRTRP; encoded by the coding sequence GTGCTGAAGAGCTCCATGGAACTGGGCGGCAACGCCCCGCTGCTGGTCTTCGACGACGCCGACCTGGAACGGGCGGTCGACGGGGCGTTCGCCGCCAAGATGACCACGTACCGGCCGACGCCGACCTCGCCCGCACCGAGATCTTCGGACCGGTCGCCGTCATCCAGCGCTTCTCCCACCAGGACGAGGCCATAG
- a CDS encoding phosphotransferase: MLLVSNLLDERYRLTGRLGRLATEKDDTFRLSTDSGNYLVKVSPPDEAEAVVALQTAAMRYLETTAAHLPVQRVKLTADADDHVTIRLNDGRTRILRVFHFVEGQVLADANPDAERLSQAGEMLGLIDVALRPFTHPADRRGLAWDIRHFHQMTELVEHTPSPGHRQLAQSVFRLFGENVVPRLNDLETQVIHGDFSPYNIVVDPRSDHFVTGVIDFGDTVRSAAIFDPAVPMANLLGRTPDHPWRDACAFAAGYQLKRPIQASELPLLPIAALARLTLRALITNWRAERAPERREYLLGHAKDDWINVERSLTVSLDDVDAHLREARHGHS, encoded by the coding sequence GTGCTGCTGGTGAGCAATCTCCTTGACGAGCGCTACCGCCTCACCGGGCGCTTGGGGCGACTGGCGACCGAGAAGGACGACACGTTCAGGCTCAGTACCGACTCGGGCAACTACCTCGTGAAGGTCTCACCACCTGACGAGGCGGAGGCGGTCGTCGCCCTCCAGACCGCAGCGATGCGCTACCTCGAAACCACCGCTGCGCACCTGCCCGTCCAGCGGGTGAAGCTGACCGCCGACGCGGACGACCATGTCACGATCAGGCTGAACGACGGCAGGACCCGCATCCTGCGCGTGTTCCACTTCGTCGAAGGCCAGGTCCTGGCAGATGCGAACCCGGACGCGGAGCGGCTCTCCCAGGCGGGCGAGATGCTGGGGCTGATCGACGTGGCGCTCAGGCCGTTCACGCACCCGGCGGACCGACGAGGTCTGGCATGGGACATCCGCCATTTCCACCAGATGACCGAACTGGTCGAGCACACGCCCAGCCCCGGGCACCGACAGTTGGCCCAATCGGTCTTCCGGCTCTTCGGCGAAAACGTCGTCCCGAGGCTGAATGATCTCGAAACCCAAGTGATCCACGGTGACTTCAGCCCTTACAACATCGTGGTCGATCCACGGAGCGATCACTTCGTCACCGGCGTCATCGACTTCGGCGACACGGTGCGCAGTGCGGCGATCTTCGACCCCGCCGTTCCCATGGCGAACCTGCTCGGCCGGACGCCGGACCATCCCTGGCGGGACGCCTGCGCCTTCGCCGCCGGCTACCAACTGAAGCGGCCGATCCAGGCCTCGGAACTCCCGCTGCTCCCGATCGCCGCGTTGGCACGGCTCACACTGCGTGCGCTGATCACGAACTGGCGCGCGGAGCGCGCACCCGAACGGCGCGAGTACCTCCTAGGTCACGCCAAGGACGACTGGATCAATGTCGAGCGTTCCTTGACCGTGAGCCTGGACGACGTCGACGCGCACCTCAGGGAAGCCCGTCACGGGCATTCCTGA
- a CDS encoding aldehyde dehydrogenase family protein produces MTRTFDVHDPATGQTIARVPDFDVQQALAAVARADEAGRSWAATTTRHRADILRTWYELMLSNAEMIALLITREMGKPLAEARAEVS; encoded by the coding sequence GTGACCCGCACCTTCGACGTGCACGATCCGGCCACCGGTCAGACGATCGCCCGGGTTCCCGACTTCGACGTCCAGCAGGCCCTCGCCGCCGTCGCCCGCGCCGACGAGGCCGGCCGTTCCTGGGCCGCCACCACCACCCGGCACCGCGCCGACATTCTTCGCACCTGGTACGAGCTGATGCTCAGCAACGCCGAGATGATCGCCCTGCTCATCACCCGCGAGATGGGCAAGCCGCTCGCCGAGGCCCGCGCAGAGGTCTCCTAG